Part of the Pseudomonas abietaniphila genome is shown below.
CGCGATGGCGACTTGAGCGTGGCTGGCGGGTGAGTCCTTGAGGCACACCGCCAGCGTCCCGTTGCCGTTGTTGATCAGCCGTTTCGTGCTGTCGAAACCGACGCGCGCCGCGACTCGGGTATTGCCCACCACCCTGATGTTTCGATGGCCGCTGCGTTCGGCGAGGATCAGCTCATCGTCGTCTCGAAACTGATTTCGGTTGGCATCGACGAAGACATTCCATCCTTGACTCCATCCGCCCTCAAGGGCCTGCATGATCACCGGCTGACCTCTCAAGATGGCTTCTACGCGCGCCAGTCTCAGGCCGCTGATCAATTGCTGGGCAGTGTCCTGACGGCGCTGTGAATCAATCAAGGCGCCAAACGCCGGCACTGCCAACGCCGCGACGACTCCGATCAATACCAAGCCCGCCAGCAGCTCAATGAGTGTCAATCCTTGCTGCCTCACTCTGGTTCTCCCTGACCCTAACGCCCCTAGCAGACCCTCCAGGCGGTGAGATGGCAAGGGCGCCGATTGTCAGCCGATATGTCCGCAAGGAGCAGTTACACAACGATCGGGCAGGCTTCTGGTTATCGGCTTCAATGGTCCCTGCACACGGACTTGCGGAGAGGCTGGATGGACACGAGATCGAGACAGGCAGGGATGACGCTGATCGAAGTGTTGGTCGCCCTGGTGGTGTTTTCCATAGGCGCCTTGGGCGTGGCGATGTTGCAGCTCAACGCGCTGAAGCACACCGACAGCGCCATGCGCAGTACACAAGCGAGCTTTATCGCGCAGGATTTGCTGGAGCGCATCCGTGCCAATCCCGACGCGAACTACGCATTGTCCTCCCTGAGCCAGGCGCCGACGTCCGGCAACCCCGATAACCCCAGAGATCAGGACCTGTTCGATTTCGCCGACCAGCTTCGGCGCATGGTCGGGGACGATGTTCAGGCCACCGTCTCGGTCGTCGGCGCTCATGTCACGCTGGAGTTGGACTGGGATGACTCGCGCGCTGAGGGTGAAACCGGACACCGGCAAACGCTCACGCTGAGCAGCCTCACACGAGCCCTTCGACCATGAGGCGGCAGGCGAGGGGATTTGGGCTCGTGGAAATCATGCTTGCCTTGGCGCTCGGGCTGGTGATGTCGCACGCGTTGATACAGATTTTTCTCAGCAGTAAGAACACCTACCTGAGTCAGGCATCGTCGGCAGGCCTGCAAGAAGATGCGCGTTTCGTCCTCAGCAAGGTGGTTCAGGAAATACGCCTGGCAGGCATGTTCGGCTGCCTGGCGACGGTTCGTGACGCCAGCGCGGGTGGACAATTCTCCACGGCCACTCGCACACCTGTGGAGTGGGAGGCGCAGCAACAGTCACTGACCCTCATAACGGCCGGCGTAGGGCAGGGCGGGGCCTGGCACAACTGGGAGATTCACACCGACTGCCTGTCATCCGCCACCGCATGGACCCGAGGCCGGGCGCCGCGCCTTGCCGAAGGCGAGCTGATGCTGCCGATCCACAAACAGGTGTATCGCTTCAACCCAAGCCGGGGCGAGCTGGCGCTCAACGGACAGCCACTGATCAGCAACGTCCGGTCGTTCAGCGTGTTGTTCGGGGTGGCAGATGGCATCGATACGCCTGGGATTGCGCGTTACACCGATCAACCTGATCCCGCGCTGATCCGCAGCGTGCGGCTGACGCTGACCCTCTTTGATCCGGCAGATCGCACTCAAGAACAGACCTTCAATGTGGTCGCTGCCATTCGTAACCGGCTGGGGTGAGGACACACCGATGAACGCTCAACGCGGTGTGGTGCTGATTGTCAGTCTGGTGTTCCTTCTTCTGCTGACCCTGCTCGCCACTTCATCCATGCAGAACGCCACCCTTCAGGAGAAAGTCGCGGGCAGCCTGTCACTGCGGCACGATTCGTTTCAAAGAGCCGAAACGGTGCTCAGGGCCGCAGAGGCCGCTGTTCTTGAACCCGGATTCGCGCTCCCCGAATGCTCGACTCCGACGATGTGCCTGCCGCCGATGGATGCGCTGACGCGTACTGCCGCAGGCTCAGGCGGCGCTTCCGACGTGAGCTGGGTATCGAGCCACGGTGGGTTCTATGGCATTCAGCACTTGGGGCAAACCGAGGATCCTGCCGGCGCAGGAGAACGAGGCGAGTTTCGCCGGTTGTACCGTGTTACGGCCGTCGGTCTTCAGGGCTCCACAAGGACCGTGCTGGAGAGCATTCACACCGATAGGGGACGAGTCATGTGGCGACAACGGTTATGAACGGGCGCTCACTGTCGAGGTACGGCAACGGGTTTACCCTGATCGAATTGCTGATCGCCATCGCCGTCGTCGCGATCCTGGCGGCGATCGCATACCCGACGTACACCGAACACGCGAAGAAAACCCGCCGCTCGGAAATCGCCGGTGTGCTGGTCGAGGAAGCGCAAAGGCTGGAGCGTTTTTTCTCACGCGCAGGGCAGTACTCAAATGTAGCCGGACCGCCCGTTCGGGAGCATGACGTTTCTGGCGGCAACGCGTATTACGCGATCAGTGCCGAGCGGTCGGAGCAGACGTTCATCCTGACAGCGATGCCTGTCGCCGGGACGCTGATGAGCGGCGACAGATGTGGCGGGTTCGTGCTGGATAACACTGGCAGGCACGACAATGTGGGGATGTCGGGCGATGCCAGTGTGGCGGGGTGCTGGGGGCGATGAGGCGCTCGTTTATTTGAAGCAGTCGGCACCGGTGGCCGATTTAGTGCCGTCCTGACTCACGCTCAACGTTCCACAAGTGTCCGTCGCCTGGCTGCCTTGCGGCGCTACCACCACCGAGTAGGCGGTTGCGGTTGGATTCGGGATGGTCAGTTTGTATTTCCCATTGGTCGACATCATTGGATCGGTGTAGCCCAGCTTCGTGAGTGTTGCTCCGGCATAGCTATTGTTCTGCGCATAGAAACGCTCCATTTTCGCGGCGGCGTCATTGAGCAATGCAATGCCTTCGGAGCGATACCCGCGCTTTACGTAGTTGGTGTAACTGGGGTACGCAATGGCCGCCAGAATGGCCACGATCGCCACCGTGATCATCAGTTCGATCAGGGTAAAGCCCTGTTGATGTTTCGGTTTTGCCAGCATGTTCAAAACTGCCTCTTCTGGGACTGCTTGTTAAGGGAAAGACGGCATGGTGCGCCAGGCTTGACGGCCGTTGGTCGATGACCCTGTGTTTCCGCCTTCAAATTTGCCATCTGCGCCAACAATGGTGACGTTGCCGTTGGTGTCGGTCGCGTTAATGCCTTTTCCGCTCACAACCGCCATGCCACCACCCGCAGAGCTGTATGCGCTGACGACATTGTTGTTGTACTGATCGGTGCTGCTGATCGTCCCGTTCCGGCTGAAGTTGAAGACCGAGACGCTGGTCCGACCCCCGGTGTCGGGGTTCAGGCCGTAGATCCATCCAGTAATACCCGGTGTACAGACGTCGGAACTGGGCGTGCGGGTTGAAGCGAACAGGACACTGCCAGTCAACGTCAACGGATCCACCAGACGTTCGCCCAGCAATGAATTTCCGACGGCGAGATCAAGGTACCAGCCGAAACTGGTGTTCCAGTCCACCGCATTGGCACTGACCAGTCGAATGGTCTTGGAGTTGCCATTAAACGTTCCGGTAGCCTGTTGGGTGATGTTTTGTGACTGAAGCTTGAGTCGGGTCAATACGGGGGTCGAGCTGGCCGTCGCGCCTGCGGTCTGTTTATCCCAGATCCCGTACAGCGTTTGAAGGTCTGTACTGGTTTTGTCCGCGCTTGCGAAATAGCGTCCCGTACCGAAGATCACCAGCGTGCCGGTACCCGTTGGGTGGCCTTTGACGATCGGCGGGGCGGTGATCGACTGCGCGACGCCCGAGCTTGTGCTGGTGGTGGCGGTATACAGCGGTGTGTTGCCGAACGCTACCTTGTAGCTGCTCGCTGCGGCCGTCGCGGTCAAGGACGTGCCAATCAGGTCAAAACGCCAGAGATTGCCCAGCAGATCGCCGGCGTACACATAGTCGGCAATCCCGTCCGAGTTGGCGTCCAGGACGACCGGGGACGACAGCCCGTTGTTGCCCGAAACCGACGTGGTGAGCTTGCTGATGACCGCGCCATTCGAGGCGTTGAGGACAAACAGTGCTGCCTTGCCATTGTTGCCGTTGTAACCGTTGCCGACGATCACGCCCCAATCTCCCGAATGAAGCTTGGCGATGACCGGCGTGGCGAAGGTCGCTCCCAGTTCGGGGTCGGTCTGAGAGGTGAACTCCCACAACAAGGTGATGTTGTCAGGGTTGGTAACATCCAGGGCGAAGATTTCATTGCCGCCAGCGCCGAGTGTGCCGACAACAATCGTGTGCCAGGCGCTGTTGAAATAGACGTCCGCGGTGGTGGAATTGCCATCGACGAAGTAGCGGTGCAACGAAGCGTCAGAGTTATAGCTTTTGTTGGTCAATGCGCTGAGGCCGGAGATGACGGCGGACGGAATGAAGGCAAATTTCTCCACGCCTGTCAGTGCATCGAAGGCATGCAACATCCCGTCGTTAGCGCCGACATAAACCTGCGCGCGCCGGGTCTTCTGGTTTGCGGTAAACGTCGCGTAATCACCGGCGGATCCGTCGAGCGTGTCCGCAACGGTAGGCTCGTACAACGCGGTGTCTACGACGACAGGCGATGAGTTGACCAGATCGCCGATCAACGAGGCGCGACGCCTGAACGTTGAAATCTCTTTGCTGGAGTCGCCCTTGATGAAGTCGACCTGATCCGACGTGAGCGTGGTCTGCAGATTGACGGTCGCGTAGGTCCTGTTGCCGAGGTTGGTGAAGGTGAAGGGTTGCAACGCGTTACCCGTCTGTGTCGCCATCTGGATATTACGAAGGCTCCAGGTGGGGACGTTTTGCGCGGCTGACCAGTTCTGCACCGTGCTCGACCCCGTGCTGGTGTAGGTGGTCGTGGTCTTGGTCAGATCACCGCTCCAGTACGCGACGTTCAGGCTGTTCAGGTAGGTGGAGGAAGAGTTGCTGGTGCCCAGCGCAGGTATGGCCGCGGGTGTGGCGACCGAGCTGTTGGCCTGCAGAATCTGGTTGAACGCCTTCGCCAGCTGCGTTTTCAGGGTTGAGGCGTTGCTGACCAGGAAATAGTTGTTCGGGGTGCCGCTGACGTTCGAGTCCCACTGTCCGGCCACCGGTACGCTGCTGGCAGTGTTGTTAGTGTCGCCGAAACCACCCCATTTCGCGGCATACCAGAGCGGGTCTTGAAGGTTGGTGACCGAGTTGGCAGAAGACGGTTTGAAGTTGCGCACATGGGTGTCGCTGCCGTTGACGATGATGCTGCCTGATTTGCGTCCTGGCAGCAGCGTACTGTTGCCTGTGCAGGGACAGGATCCCGGCAACTGCGTACCGGGGGTGTCGAGTGCGTAATGCGTGGCGCCCGTGCTGCCGCCACCGGTCACTTCCAGGTAGATCCCGTCGGCCGTGGTGCCGGAAATGGTGTAACCCATGTGCGATTCCGCGCCCGAAACCGAGTAGACCGTTTGCAGGGTGACATCCAGCGTACCTGCGGCGGTGACGGCGACCGTGTACAGGACGATCGCGTCCATGTCGTAGTCGCAGCCTTGGCCACAGTCGTCGAATACCACCCGGAAGACCGCCTGCGCGCGACCACCGTTGACGGTGGTATCGGTCGGCTGGCCGGCCATGTTGTAGAGCGAGTCGATATAGAAACCGGTGATCTGCTCGGTGACCCCCGAGGTGACCTTGCCGAATGGCAGCAACGTGA
Proteins encoded:
- a CDS encoding GspH/FimT family pseudopilin; translated protein: MTLIELLAGLVLIGVVAALAVPAFGALIDSQRRQDTAQQLISGLRLARVEAILRGQPVIMQALEGGWSQGWNVFVDANRNQFRDDDELILAERSGHRNIRVVGNTRVAARVGFDSTKRLINNGNGTLAVCLKDSPASHAQVAIAVTGRVSLRSEGFGTEPCA
- the pilV gene encoding type IV pilus modification protein PilV; protein product: MDTRSRQAGMTLIEVLVALVVFSIGALGVAMLQLNALKHTDSAMRSTQASFIAQDLLERIRANPDANYALSSLSQAPTSGNPDNPRDQDLFDFADQLRRMVGDDVQATVSVVGAHVTLELDWDDSRAEGETGHRQTLTLSSLTRALRP
- a CDS encoding PilW family protein, whose translation is MRRQARGFGLVEIMLALALGLVMSHALIQIFLSSKNTYLSQASSAGLQEDARFVLSKVVQEIRLAGMFGCLATVRDASAGGQFSTATRTPVEWEAQQQSLTLITAGVGQGGAWHNWEIHTDCLSSATAWTRGRAPRLAEGELMLPIHKQVYRFNPSRGELALNGQPLISNVRSFSVLFGVADGIDTPGIARYTDQPDPALIRSVRLTLTLFDPADRTQEQTFNVVAAIRNRLG
- a CDS encoding pilus assembly PilX family protein, which gives rise to MNAQRGVVLIVSLVFLLLLTLLATSSMQNATLQEKVAGSLSLRHDSFQRAETVLRAAEAAVLEPGFALPECSTPTMCLPPMDALTRTAAGSGGASDVSWVSSHGGFYGIQHLGQTEDPAGAGERGEFRRLYRVTAVGLQGSTRTVLESIHTDRGRVMWRQRL
- a CDS encoding type IV pilin protein, which translates into the protein MNGRSLSRYGNGFTLIELLIAIAVVAILAAIAYPTYTEHAKKTRRSEIAGVLVEEAQRLERFFSRAGQYSNVAGPPVREHDVSGGNAYYAISAERSEQTFILTAMPVAGTLMSGDRCGGFVLDNTGRHDNVGMSGDASVAGCWGR
- a CDS encoding type IV pilin protein, translated to MLAKPKHQQGFTLIELMITVAIVAILAAIAYPSYTNYVKRGYRSEGIALLNDAAAKMERFYAQNNSYAGATLTKLGYTDPMMSTNGKYKLTIPNPTATAYSVVVAPQGSQATDTCGTLSVSQDGTKSATGADCFK
- a CDS encoding pilus assembly protein, with amino-acid sequence MSKKAVASFIVVALSSLMLPATAEAVVSQVPAQLPLFLNNSVPPLNMLVVGRDHKLFFPAYNDASDLDGNGSIDIRYKPSIDYLGYFDSLTCYTYGSGYFTAASKTTAANLKKCPGSWSGDYLNYLTTSRADALRKVLYGGYREVDTTTQTILTRAYIPTDAHTWGKEYTSLKVDGYNLSDYTPLSNPDAGNYTLFANNTQVSAPLLRVLSNVSNIRIFGWVSREVTQGGTTATNTSFKDVTVSPSDYQVRVEVCKTGFLESNCKLYPNGKYKPTGILHDYGEGNQMYFGLMTGTYQNNIQGGAIRKAISSFSNEIEASTGIFGTKNTTTGLYTKSGIIGTLDGLKLTSTGCSTSGNSITNSNCQNWGNPLAEMMFETLRYFSTVTVNGVTTAPTSGYLSGTGDNALGLSGLTAWTSPYAASPDANATNPTYPSCSKPFETLFSDVNPTYDSDLPGSAFSTTAAPSTTSTLTGFSAQTLGQAIWNADVGAGNKNINIGETTTSSDTAPTSKIAGSLGNIRGLPEEPTKQGTFNAAAVAYFANTHPITPLGNLNVQTFSIALSSTLPRIQMPVGNGTITLLPFGKVTSGVTEQITGFYIDSLYNMAGQPTDTTVNGGRAQAVFRVVFDDCGQGCDYDMDAIVLYTVAVTAAGTLDVTLQTVYSVSGAESHMGYTISGTTADGIYLEVTGGGSTGATHYALDTPGTQLPGSCPCTGNSTLLPGRKSGSIIVNGSDTHVRNFKPSSANSVTNLQDPLWYAAKWGGFGDTNNTASSVPVAGQWDSNVSGTPNNYFLVSNASTLKTQLAKAFNQILQANSSVATPAAIPALGTSNSSSTYLNSLNVAYWSGDLTKTTTTYTSTGSSTVQNWSAAQNVPTWSLRNIQMATQTGNALQPFTFTNLGNRTYATVNLQTTLTSDQVDFIKGDSSKEISTFRRRASLIGDLVNSSPVVVDTALYEPTVADTLDGSAGDYATFTANQKTRRAQVYVGANDGMLHAFDALTGVEKFAFIPSAVISGLSALTNKSYNSDASLHRYFVDGNSTTADVYFNSAWHTIVVGTLGAGGNEIFALDVTNPDNITLLWEFTSQTDPELGATFATPVIAKLHSGDWGVIVGNGYNGNNGKAALFVLNASNGAVISKLTTSVSGNNGLSSPVVLDANSDGIADYVYAGDLLGNLWRFDLIGTSLTATAAASSYKVAFGNTPLYTATTSTSSGVAQSITAPPIVKGHPTGTGTLVIFGTGRYFASADKTSTDLQTLYGIWDKQTAGATASSTPVLTRLKLQSQNITQQATGTFNGNSKTIRLVSANAVDWNTSFGWYLDLAVGNSLLGERLVDPLTLTGSVLFASTRTPSSDVCTPGITGWIYGLNPDTGGRTSVSVFNFSRNGTISSTDQYNNNVVSAYSSAGGGMAVVSGKGINATDTNGNVTIVGADGKFEGGNTGSSTNGRQAWRTMPSFP